A portion of the Apus apus isolate bApuApu2 chromosome 3, bApuApu2.pri.cur, whole genome shotgun sequence genome contains these proteins:
- the MDH1 gene encoding malate dehydrogenase, cytoplasmic codes for MGEPIKVLVTGAAGQIAYSLLYSIAKGDVFGKDQPLILVLLDITPMMTVLEGVVMELQDCALPLLREVIPTDKEEVAFKDLDIAILVGSMPRREGMERKDLLKANVKIFKSQGSALDKYAKKTVKVVVVGNPANTNCLIASKSAPSIPKENFSCLTRLDHNRAKSQIALKLGVTANDVKNVIIWGNHSSTQYPDVNHAKVNVKGKEVGVYEAIKDDSWLKGDFILTVQQRGAAVIKARKLSSAMSAAKAICDHVRDIWFGTPAGEFVSMGVISDGNSYGVPEDLLYSFPVVIKNKTWKFVEGLPINDFSREKMDLTAKELAEEKETAVEFLSSA; via the exons ATG GGTGAACCCATCAAAGTCCTGGTgactggagctgctgggcagatTGCTTACTCCTTGCTCTACAGCATTGCCAAGGGAGATGTCTTTGGCAAAGACCAG cCTCTTATTCTTGTGCTGCTGGATATCACCCCTATGATGACTGTATTGGAAGGTGTAGTGATGGAGCTGCAGGACTGTGCTCTACCGCTGCTGAGAG AGGTCATTCCAACAGACAAGGAGGAAGTTGCATTCAAAGACCTTGACATAGCAATTCTGGTTGGCTCCATGCCGAGAAGAGAGGGCATGGAGAGGAAGGATTTACtcaaagcaaatgtaaaaatttTCAAGTCTCAGGGTTCAGCCTTGGACAAGTATGCCAAAAAGACTGTCAAG gtCGTGGTTGTTGGGAATCCAGCAAATACTAACTGCCTGATTGCATCAAAGTCAGCCCCATCAATACCAAAGGAAAACTTCAGCTGCTTAACTCGTTTGGATCACAACAGGGCTAAATCTCAG ATTGCTCTGAAACTTGGTGTGACTGCTAATGATGTAAAGAATGTCATTATCTGGGGCAACCACTCTTCCACTCAATATCCAGATGTTAACCATGCGAAGGTCAatgtgaaaggaaaggaagttgGAGTTTATGAAGCTATAAAAGATGACAGCTGGCTGAAGGGAGACTTTATCCTG ACTGTTCAGCAACGTGGAGCAGCCGTTATTAAGGCTAGGAAGCTGTCCAGTGCGATGTCAGCTGCCAAAGCTATCTGTGATCATGTGAGGGACATCTGGTTTGGCACTCCAGCG gGGGAATTTGTTTCCATGGGAGTAATTTCTGATGGCAATTCTTACGGTGTTCCTGAAGACTTGCTTTATTCATTCCCTGTTGTGATCAAG aacAAGACCTGGAAGTTTGTTGAGGGTCTTCCTATTAACGATTTTTCTCGTGAGAAGATGGATCTGACTGCTAAGGAGTTAGCTGAAGAGAAGGAGACTGCTGTGGAATTCCTCTCCAGTGCATGA